A stretch of Campylobacter concisus DNA encodes these proteins:
- a CDS encoding type I secretion system permease/ATPase — MHSDKIKDELLQCLVIFTKLHNNPYSADALTIGLPVKDSDEIELFSLKSSRSLFSRAASRAGFASTLVRKDLEQISPLVLPCILMLRGKKACILQSFSKDKKTANIITPELSTGTSAIEISKLKEEYLGYAYYLKREFVPEDTSSTKLIDAGNDHWFWGTLKRSKKIYFDVVLASFIINLFVLASPLFTMNVYDRVVPNNAVETLWVLALGVSVVYGIDLFLKFVRSYFLEIAGKKSDIIMSSILFERVMDMKFSNKPKSVGSFASNLKEFDTVRNFFSSASLAAIVDLPFAIIFLIVTYFIGSYIVLVPIVIMIAILCYTFFIKDPLQNAIKSTFEASAIKNGILIESLSSLETIKTLGASGHIQWNWEEATGEIANRSIKSKIITTSITTVTSFLVQLNTIAIIVLGVYMIQDTHLTMGGLIAAVMLSSRAIAPMGQVASLAANFEQTKTAYQSLSKIMQMPVERPEGKKFVRRNSFDGKIEFKNVSFTYPDTTKGSLDRINFVIQPGEKVGIIGKNGSGKTTLQKLILGLYSPTEGSVLIDGIDINQIDPADLRRNIGYVPQDVVLFKGTVRENIVQKAPYVDDIQIIKAAKVSGVDEYVNAHPLGFDMPVFERGDGISGGQRQSIAVARAFLLDSPIILLDEPTNSLDNTVENKLKINLKTNTANKTMLLVTHRTSMLDLVDRLIVMDNGKILLDGPRDEVLARLSGK, encoded by the coding sequence ATGCATAGTGATAAGATAAAAGATGAGCTGCTTCAATGTTTGGTTATTTTTACCAAGCTTCATAATAATCCATACAGTGCCGATGCTTTAACTATTGGCTTGCCAGTAAAAGATAGCGATGAGATTGAGCTTTTTTCACTTAAAAGCTCAAGGTCTTTATTTTCTCGTGCTGCTTCTCGTGCCGGCTTTGCTTCTACCCTTGTAAGAAAAGATCTTGAACAAATCTCTCCTTTAGTTTTACCTTGCATTTTAATGCTTAGAGGCAAAAAAGCTTGCATCTTGCAATCTTTTAGTAAAGATAAAAAGACAGCAAATATCATAACACCAGAACTTTCAACTGGTACTAGCGCGATAGAAATAAGTAAATTAAAAGAAGAATATTTAGGCTATGCATACTATCTAAAGCGCGAGTTTGTTCCAGAGGATACTAGCTCAACAAAGCTAATTGATGCGGGCAATGACCACTGGTTTTGGGGAACTCTAAAGCGTTCAAAAAAGATTTATTTTGATGTTGTTCTTGCAAGTTTTATTATAAATTTATTTGTTCTTGCTAGTCCACTTTTTACGATGAACGTATATGACCGTGTCGTGCCAAATAATGCGGTTGAGACACTTTGGGTCTTGGCACTTGGTGTAAGTGTAGTTTATGGCATAGATCTTTTTTTAAAATTTGTAAGATCATATTTTCTTGAGATTGCTGGCAAAAAGAGTGACATCATAATGAGCTCTATTTTATTTGAGCGCGTTATGGATATGAAATTTAGCAATAAACCAAAATCTGTTGGTTCATTCGCTAGTAATCTAAAAGAGTTTGATACGGTTAGAAATTTCTTCTCATCAGCCTCATTGGCAGCCATTGTCGATCTTCCATTTGCGATCATTTTCTTGATAGTTACTTATTTTATAGGAAGCTATATCGTACTTGTGCCGATTGTTATTATGATAGCTATTTTATGTTATACGTTTTTTATAAAAGATCCACTTCAAAATGCTATTAAGAGTACATTTGAGGCTTCGGCTATAAAAAATGGAATTTTGATAGAGAGCCTTAGTAGTCTTGAGACTATAAAAACTCTTGGTGCTAGTGGCCATATACAATGGAACTGGGAAGAGGCAACTGGTGAGATAGCAAATAGAAGCATTAAATCAAAAATTATCACAACTTCGATAACCACTGTTACATCTTTTTTAGTGCAATTAAATACTATTGCCATTATCGTTCTTGGCGTCTATATGATACAAGATACGCATCTTACAATGGGTGGTCTTATTGCTGCGGTTATGCTTAGCTCTCGCGCTATCGCTCCTATGGGACAGGTGGCTTCGCTGGCTGCAAATTTTGAGCAGACAAAAACAGCCTATCAAAGTCTTAGTAAGATTATGCAAATGCCTGTTGAAAGGCCAGAAGGTAAAAAATTTGTTAGAAGAAATTCTTTTGATGGAAAGATCGAGTTTAAAAATGTAAGCTTTACTTATCCAGATACCACAAAAGGTTCGCTTGATAGGATAAATTTTGTTATTCAGCCAGGTGAAAAAGTTGGCATTATAGGCAAAAATGGCTCTGGAAAAACTACTTTACAAAAGCTCATTTTGGGACTTTACTCACCAACTGAAGGCTCAGTGCTAATTGATGGTATTGATATTAATCAAATCGACCCAGCCGATCTTAGGCGAAATATCGGCTACGTTCCGCAAGATGTTGTGCTTTTTAAAGGAACGGTTAGAGAAAATATTGTTCAAAAAGCACCATATGTTGATGATATTCAGATTATAAAAGCAGCTAAAGTAAGTGGAGTTGATGAGTATGTAAATGCCCATCCACTTGGATTTGATATGCCAGTCTTTGAAAGAGGTGACGGCATAAGTGGCGGACAGCGTCAAAGTATAGCTGTGGCTAGGGCATTTTTGCTAGATAGTCCTATTATTTTGCTTGATGAGCCAACAAATTCTCTTGATAATACAGTTGAAAATAAGTTAAAAATAAATTTAAAGACAAATACGGCAAATAAAACGATGCTGCTTGTTACACATAGGACGTCGATGCTAGATCTTGTTGATAGACTTATAGTTATGGACAATGGCAAAATTTTATTGGACGGACCAAGAGATGAAGTTTTAGCAAGACTTAGTGGGAAGTGA
- a CDS encoding LapD/MoxY N-terminal periplasmic domain-containing protein: MTLFKQIMIAVITFGIMIFMAVGYLNFKSLNGYINDQLGENARHTANSLGLALKPIIDPDDMSLAQTMINSMFDSGRYKLIKLEDVDGKVLIENSQQTVVKDIPEWFYKIAKFEAPIADSEIMTGWAKFGTLYVQGSTALAYNELYTNSKNIFNFLLLMIIVTLVVAYFALKAIFRPLMKVQDQAEAILDNKFIIQKRIPFTADLKKMVLAMNSMVSKVKDIFEREAATLSKYQELLYKDTMSGANNRRFFQTKFSEYLASEEYSSGVTLLVSFKDLINLKSTLGFEKWQSVVMKIAQILQEKSIHNDKNAIVARLNDNDFIVLSYGRNSSNFLALCDEIMNEFKKLYANFALNDSEYPVNAAIVEYSPNTDIKTLLTSADVTLASSRLAGSFAYKVFNENQNTLVIGKEKYKELIFDSIKEDEFKFAAQKVIDLNSNFEQYELYLRLVDKDGVWRMASYFMPMVNELNLGAMLDLHILNRVARILPENILPSGNLAINLGKEILNSDENFSKLEATLKKISQISKYKNYIEIPNKDDISIESIVKLTKKLKELGFGFGFDHFELNAKGIEKLKEFNPDYVKIQSNVLIDFLSDKSGVNTKQSLDVVLSSKDIILIAIGVEGEEQKKKLIDLGIKNMQGIYIDEIKNIG, translated from the coding sequence ATGACGCTATTTAAACAAATTATGATCGCCGTGATAACTTTTGGTATCATGATTTTTATGGCTGTTGGCTACTTAAATTTTAAGAGCCTAAATGGATATATTAATGACCAGCTTGGTGAAAATGCAAGACACACAGCAAATTCGCTTGGACTTGCTTTAAAGCCTATTATCGATCCAGACGATATGTCCTTGGCTCAAACAATGATAAATTCTATGTTTGACAGCGGTAGATATAAGCTTATTAAACTTGAAGATGTTGATGGTAAGGTTCTTATTGAAAATTCTCAACAAACTGTTGTTAAAGATATTCCCGAGTGGTTTTACAAAATAGCCAAGTTTGAAGCACCAATAGCAGATAGCGAGATTATGACTGGCTGGGCAAAATTTGGTACGCTTTATGTTCAAGGCAGCACTGCACTTGCCTATAATGAGCTTTATACCAACTCAAAAAATATTTTTAATTTTCTTCTTCTAATGATAATTGTCACTCTTGTGGTAGCATATTTTGCTCTAAAAGCTATTTTTAGGCCGCTTATGAAGGTTCAAGATCAGGCTGAGGCCATACTTGATAATAAATTTATTATTCAGAAAAGAATTCCATTTACAGCCGATCTTAAAAAAATGGTTCTAGCTATGAACTCTATGGTTAGCAAGGTAAAAGACATTTTTGAGAGAGAGGCAGCCACACTTAGTAAGTATCAAGAACTTTTATATAAAGATACAATGAGTGGTGCTAATAATAGAAGATTTTTTCAAACTAAATTTAGTGAGTATCTAGCTAGTGAAGAGTATTCAAGTGGAGTTACTTTGCTTGTTAGTTTTAAAGATCTAATAAATTTAAAAAGTACGCTTGGCTTTGAGAAATGGCAAAGCGTTGTAATGAAAATAGCTCAAATTTTACAAGAAAAATCAATCCATAATGATAAAAATGCGATTGTTGCAAGGCTTAACGATAATGATTTCATTGTACTTTCGTATGGTAGAAATTCATCAAATTTCTTGGCTCTATGTGATGAAATTATGAATGAGTTTAAAAAGCTTTATGCAAATTTTGCACTAAATGATAGCGAGTATCCAGTAAATGCTGCGATAGTTGAGTATTCACCAAATACTGATATCAAGACACTTCTTACTTCAGCTGACGTTACATTGGCTAGTTCAAGACTTGCTGGTAGCTTTGCATATAAGGTATTTAATGAAAATCAAAATACTTTAGTGATTGGTAAAGAGAAGTATAAAGAGCTTATTTTTGACTCAATAAAAGAAGATGAATTTAAATTCGCAGCTCAAAAGGTGATTGATCTTAATTCAAATTTTGAGCAGTATGAGCTTTATTTGAGGCTTGTTGATAAGGATGGAGTATGGCGTATGGCCTCATATTTCATGCCGATGGTAAATGAGCTAAATCTAGGCGCAATGCTTGATCTTCACATCTTAAATAGGGTAGCCAGAATTTTACCGGAGAATATCTTACCAAGTGGCAACTTGGCAATAAATTTGGGCAAAGAGATATTAAACTCAGATGAAAATTTTTCAAAACTTGAAGCTACGCTTAAAAAGATAAGTCAAATTTCGAAATATAAAAACTATATAGAAATTCCAAATAAAGACGATATTAGTATAGAAAGTATAGTTAAACTTACTAAAAAATTAAAAGAACTTGGCTTTGGATTTGGTTTTGACCACTTCGAGCTTAACGCAAAAGGTATCGAGAAACTAAAAGAATTTAACCCTGATTATGTAAAAATTCAGTCAAATGTCTTGATTGACTTCTTAAGTGATAAGTCAGGAGTAAACACAAAACAATCACTTGATGTTGTTTTAAGCTCAAAAGACATTATTTTGATCGCAATCGGTGTTGAAGGCGAAGAGCAGAAGAAAAAGTTAATCGATCTTGGCATTAAAAATATGCAAGGAATTTATATAGATGAAATTAAGAACATTGGATGA